CCATGGAGGAAGTCTTTGAAGAGCTGAAATGTACAAAACAAGGTCTTACATCAGATGAAGCTTCTTACCGTCTAGACCTCTTTGGTCCCAACAAGCTCGAAGAGAAGAAGGtttcttcttgatttttctccctttttaaaaatatgaacatTGATGAAATGTTTTTTAACCTTATGATTTCATAACACGCAGAAAAgcaaaattataaagtttttagGCTTCATGTGGAACCCCTTGTCGTGGGTGATGGAAGCGGCGGCTCTAATGGCTATCGCTTTGGCGAACGGAGGAGGAAGACCACCGGATTGGGAAGACTTTGTGGGGATAGTGGGTTTGCTATTCATCAACTCAACCATTAGTTTCATCGAAGAGAACAACGCTGGTAATGCTGCAGCCGCTCTCATGGCCGGTCTAGCCTGCAGAACTAAGGTTATACCAGTTATACGTATACAACTTCAGTTATTATCGTAGATTCGTAGTGATTCTTTTTTTGGTAGGAAATAGAAAAGAATCGTCAAATAGCGATcgacaaaataattataaaacgcAAGAAAGTTTATAAAGTGTTGTGAACGATAGGGGAAATCGTGTGTTCTCTTCTTATTATCtctgaatcaaagtgttcccttatatagggattACAAGAATCAGATAAAAGAAAAGTATACAAATCATTATcctaaaaggaaaaggaaaacctcctaaagataaacatgaaagataaatggaaatttaTCCTAAGTCTAGGTCGGCCACTCTCTTCCCCTTTGggccgccgactctctctctctctatgggccACGGTTCTGGCCATTTGGTTCctagcaatccacattgttcataacactcccccttggatgctagaaccatatgggctcgtatcatgcacgatgttgcctcattaaaacctttctaggaaaaccaaaaacccaaggtgggaaaaatggaaaccgtagacaggaaaaagagtacaacgcatgacactccccctgatgaaggcatcactgcaGATCCTTCAGCCGGCGCATACCTATCTGGTGAACCAGCTTTCTGAATGTTGAGGTTGGCAGAAACTTGGTGAaaaggtcggctgagttgtcgCTGGATCGGACTTGGACTACTTGaacctcctttgccttctgcaaatcgtgggtgaaaaagaacttgggcaggatgtgcttggtcctgtctcctttgatgtatccttccttgagctgagcaatacacgctgcattgtcctcatagatgatcattggctcctccttctcttgtcccacggccagaccactctcttttaagacatggccggtcatgttcctcaaccaaacAAGCTCACGGCTTGCCTCgtacatggctatgatctcggcatgattagATGATGTAGCAACTAAGGATTGCTTTGTTGAACGCCAGCATATTGCAGCTCCACTATGTGTAAACACATATCATGTTTGAGATCTAGCCTGatgtgggtcagataagtacccagcatctgcatatccgaccaagttctctcctggccggttggtgtagaacaaaccgagatcttttgttccttgcagatatctgaacagatgtttcactccgttccaATGCCTTAAGGTCGGACATGAACCAAATCTGGAtagtaagctcacggcaaagcttatgtccggtctagtatgactagctaagtacattaaggccccaatggcacttaaGTAAGGCACTTCCGATCCGAGTGTTTCCTCGTCCGGTTTCATTGGTCCGAATGGATCCTTTTCCAGGTCTAAGGACCTTACTACCATAGGACACGGTAAAGGGTGTGCCTGGTCCATATTgaattgcttgagtatcttttctgtataagtttcttgatgcacaaggatgccatttgctttatactcaaactgtaatcccaaacagaacttagtttttcctaagtctttcatttcgaattctttctttagacattcgaccgtttgggaaatctctccagaggttcctattatgttcaggtcgtccacataaacAGATATTATAACATAGCCCTTGCtgtcgaatttctttatgaatatacatggacttattggatcattcttataaccctctttgGTTAGGTACTCGGATAGCCGgttataccacattcgacctgactgctttaaaccatataaagctttgttcagcttaatgcaatgttgttctcgagaacctttcttatctttgagctcaataccctctggaactttcATATGTATTTCATTGTCCAGTGGTCCGTACAGGTATGCAGtaactacatccattaggcgcaaatcaatgttttcttttacggccagactgattagaTATCTCAATGTAgtcgcatccaccacaggggaataagtttcctcatagtctattcctggtctttgtgagaatccttgtgctacaagccgtgctttgtatctcactacttctcctttctcatttctcttccttacaaagacccatttgtatcccactggtttgacatctctggGTGTCAggattatagggccaaaaacgcctctctttcttaatgattctaactccacgtttatagcttgtttccatttgatccaatctgatcttagcatgcattcttgtatggacgtgggttctagatcctcatctttatccatgatctcaagtgctaccttgtatgcaaataaatcatcaacgttgatatcttttctgttccattgttttccagacatcacatggtctatagagatctcttggttGTCCGGCTCTTGTGTCCCGTGAAGTccagcgtcccggacctcacttGGAGGAACGGCCGGATCATCGGGTATGGTCGGTACACTTGGCTCAACCGTCATGGTTGGCTCGACCGGTCCAtctatgtcctggacggtttccttggtgctctcggatccagcacctttcttggatttccgaggctgtttgtctttggaaccaattggtctgccACGTTTTAGacgttgcttagactctgtagccacttgacattgtccatcttggacgtcTAATCTTataggtgcattacaagccgggatgTGTGATATTgtcactctatttgggtcagcaaatgtatctggcagtctattagctagctcttgaagatgtattatcttttggacttctaaatcacaatctttagtccgaggatcttgccaagatgttgacggtctaaaccattctaactcttttgttatcaaccggctgttatctccccctaaggacggatatgtggactcatcaaaatgtgagtcttcgtatctggccttaaacaaatcaccggttgttggctcaagatactttataatgcttGGGGATTCATATCCaacgtatattcccatcctcctctgcggtcccatctttgttctctgtggtggagcaattggaacgtagacggcacatccaaatgttttgatgtgggacacgtctggctcatgacccgtaagtaattgggatggtgaatatctatgctcactagatggcttgatgcgaatcagttccgttgcatgtaaaaccgcatgtccccatgctgacACCGGAAGTTTAGACTTCATAAGTAATGgacgggctatcagctggatacgtttaatgaaggattcggccaagccgttctgtgtatggacatgtgccacggagtgttctacttttacccccatggacatacagtattcattaaacgcttgggacgtgaactcaccagcattgtctagacgtatagtcttaagtGGAAAGTCTGGAAAAtgtgctctcagccttatcatctgagcaagcagccgtgcaaaggctaggtTCCGAGTGGACAACAAAcatacatgcgaccatctggtcgatgcatcaatgaggaccatgaagtatctaaacgttccacaaggtgggtgtatcgGTCCACATATGTCCCCTTGgatcctttccagaaagtttaaggtttctttattaaccttggctggtgatggcctagttatgagtttcccttgtgcacatgcaaCACATGTGAGATTTCGTGGGATCACTCCTTTAAACGTGTGCCCTAATGAATTCATCATCAGTTTTCGCATCATCctgttccgggatggccaagccggttatgccataaagtgaatagctcTGAGGCATTTGCCTCGACCAtactgatccttgcatagtaAAGACCAGTGGACATTGCGGGCATGGTCTCTAGGATCTTTTTATTGCCTTTGGTGCTCAAagttatgttaaggaattctttgtttccttcttcccatgtttcaaggtggAAACCATTCAACCTTAtatccttgaaactcaataagcttcttctagagcttggggaatacaaggcggttttgatctctaggtgagtgcccttgggcatcatcacataggcctggccgtgaccttcaatcaggttggcctcacccgcaatggtttgtacctttgcactttgcattgtgagattcATAAAAtaccttttgtctctaaggatcgtatgacttgtgccactatccaccacaagtatactcatctcatcattcatttctataaataaaattttctagacTTTAGAGATTTTGTAAGATCTTTAAGACTtctattattataaatgtcatttcataaaataaaaacaccaaatcaaagacataaagcaataaaacaatgtgattcgaaaaaCTAGTCCTTTAGACAGTCGGATGTCTCAAAATCCATTTGGTCATCTTTGTTGTCCCTGTCGGattcatcatcagcatcatatCCATATCCTTTGTCGTCATGACCgttttcttggatcatgtttgcctccgggttcttgttcttgagactctcttgatagagttcgcacaagtgtttcggagttctgcagttcttggcccaatgatTGTCCATCCCGCATCTGTGACATCAAGACTTGGACGTGTGagatggtttggatatgccacctcgtCCACGGCCATAACTCCCTCGGCCCCGaccgtaattggaaccacgaccacgattATTATGGTTTCCTCTTCGGCCGGTTGAGTAGTTATCTCGACCGTTATGGTTGTCACGCCTACGCCCCCTGTACCCACCACGGCTATAACCGTATGGTTTCCTGTTGTCTTGAGCGTAGTAGGTttctttgggatctttcttttcaaccTCATGGGCTTCGGGTAATGGTGCTGTCCCGGCCGGTCTGGCTCCACTATTTTTCATGAGaagctcattgtttgcctcggccaagagtagacatgagatcagatcagtgtatgtggcaaaaccttttgttctatattgctgttgcaacacagaattcgactgattgaaagtcgtataggtcttttcaagcatcatCACATCGGATACTTCTTCACCACACAGCCTTAGTATTGAGACGATTTTGAACAAGGCTGAATTatactcatccacggacttaaaGTCCATGAATCTGAGATGCATCCAGTCGTGCcttgcctttggaagcaacaccatcttttggtgatcatatctgtgCTTTAAAGCATTCCAAAGATCCAATGGATTCTCAATCGTCATGTACTGATCCTTAAGACCTTCTatgagatgatggcgcataTAACATATGGCCCTGTATctattcttttcattctcattaCTGTCCTCAatgatagtatcaccgagtcccttggattttagactaatccttgtgtctagcgcccactgcaagtaattgtctccggagagattaagggctgcatagtctctgtttgctattttcgacatctgatccACATTATCACACAAGATTTTAGATTCATAATGGGATCACGTGGCCGCATGATAtaagcaagctcggccacaacacgtcttatgcatttatgatgttcaaacaatactaatcgaccatggtgctatcaatCAAGAGCCACACGGACCTGTGGATTTTCTAATGCAAAACAACCTAAGTTCATGTGATTCTATATGCTGGCCGATCTCGTCCTAAACAATTGTGAATGCAATAACATGTTCGGATTCATGCAGAAACGATTTTAGAACATTCTCATGATCcctagggtttcaatctttaaagTTCTATCAACTTatgtttaaggtttcaaggccttaagtatttGTATGTTCAGACAGATTGATTCAAGCAATCTAAACAATCCTAAACCTCAAATCAAATCAGAAATCAAAACAAGCAAGATCAATTATGAAATCAGACACTAGgttcttttagggtttagggttttcgattccttgattagggtttgccaagtttcagattcaatcaatcaacatACAATCAGGTTCTAATTGGAATCAATTTATGTTTCTAGTTTGGGAGATTGTCGATTTTAATCTTAGggtttcttttagggtttaatCAAGATATAGTTTCCATAATGatggaattagggttcttattGTTCTAGGTTCTCAGATTGTGTTTATACCTTAGTGTCGTAGGGGATTTAGAACCGGACCACCTGAGAATGGATGGAACTTCGAGCTGAGATGATCGGACGTCTGCTGCCTCCTATTGGGTCGCGGATGGAGTCGATCGCGGCTGGAGGTGTCTCGGCTGCGAGCTGGACGGGGATCGGATCGTCTCGGGTTGGTCGTGGGGTTCGGGTTTGATCGTGAGCTGGATTGCGGTCCTTCTGATCTGGAACGTGATCTGAGAAGCTGAGATGGGTCTCCTAAGTTCTTGGATGAACTAAGAACAagactaggattagggtttgaGTTTTGGGTCGCCGGTTTAGGCTTTTGGGATTCTATTTTGGTCTCAGGGttcagaggctatcgtgctgataacgtgttgtgaacaataGGGGAAATCGTGTGTTCTCTTCTTATTATCtctgaatcaaagtgttcccttatatagggattACAAGAATCAGATAAAAGGAAAGTATACAAATCATTATCCTAGaaggaaaaggaaaacctcctaaagataaacatgaaagaTAAATGGAAACTTATCCTAAGTCTAGGTCGGCCACTCTTTTCCCCTTTGggccgccgactctctctctctctatgggccACGGTTCTGACCATTTGGTTCctagcaatccacattgttAATAACATAAAGTAgattaaccatataatatttcgttttcttctatttatatttttaacaagtAAGTACAAACTACCAAGTGTACAAAGAAAACcatgaaaattaataattttaaaactacaaaatatgaacaaaacttaggttccTTTAAATTCACATTCCCTCTAATAACCAATTATATTGCCACATAGATTAACaatgaataaaaattattaaatattttaaaaaaaaaaatcaaaatagaaggaaaaaaaataacgtTAATTTTAATAACGCTAACGCCGCCagctaaactctaaatctaaacCGTAACCATAAACCAAAACCttataccctaaacctaaactctataccctaaaaaCCAAACCTACACCTTAAacctgaaccctaaaccctaaatttaaaccatataccctaaaacctaaatcctagaccctaaactcaaactctataccctaactCCAAACTCtagactctaaaccctaaatccaaactctaaaccctaaacccaaaccttagACTCTGAACTCAAACTCAAAACctaaatcctagaccctaaactcaaactctataccctaactCCAAACTCtagactctaaaccctaaatccaaactctaaaccctaaacccaaaccttagACTCTGAACTCAAActcaaaaccctaaattatGAACCCGAACCGTAGACTATGAATCCAAACCTCAAATCCTAACTTTAAactctaaaaaaacaatatcaacattaatccaaacatttagggtttagggtttaggatttgagtttagagtttgggtttaagatttaggatctagggtttagggtttagagtttaggatctagggtttgggtttaaggtatagagtttgggtttacGGTATAGAGTTTGGATTTTAGGGGTTGGGTTTAGGATTaagaatttgggtttagggtatagagtttgggtttacgggtttggatttagggtatagggtttgggtttagggtctaggtttgggttttagggtatagggttttgatttagggtataggatatttggtttagggttacggtttggatttaaggtttagctGACGGTGTTAGCGTTGTTAAAATTGACgttattttttttctagttattttgaattttaaaaaagatatttaatatcttttattcATCAATCTATGTGGCAATATGATTGGTTATTAGAGCTGTGGTGAATTTAAAtattcaccccctagggtgaatcTAAGTTTTGTTCACAAAATATTATGTATGGGCATTTAAGTATCTGTGTTGATCATGTTTTCGGATTTCAGATTTTCAATACGAATTATTTTGAAACTTTGATAGATTTCTAGTACGATATTCATAAGTTTCATTAAGATATTTTTGATTTTCTGACCGAATTCAATTTGATTTCTTTAGGATTTGATTTGAATCAAATTTTACCCAATATCCATAATCAATCAAAAAtctagaaaatatcaaaaattaatcaaaaatattcaaaggATAAAATCCAGTCAAGCTATTTAAGTCACCTAAATGTATTTAAGTAAAAGAAGGTTAATggatttagttaattttttttcttatacttatacttttagattttgattcatATTTGATAATACCAATATCCTACATAGTCCTTAGACTCCATTGTGATATATTCTAAAATGGTTCATATAAGATTCTTACTAAATCAAATGcctagaaaatataataaatttaaaacacaaaCAATTGTATACTAATCATTAGACAATCTAATTTTGTAGAATTTTGTAAAGAAGAATTGTAGATTTCAAATTGACAACAATCCGCAAATCTAACATTTTCAAAGGTTTTTAGTTAGAGTCTAAATGTTTTATTCGCGCATGCAAGCATAATCATTTTATAGTTACTTATTAATTTATGCATAATTCATTCAAAACCATCATGATAGTTATTTATTATACTCACAAAATTTCTAAACcaaacaataaattatttatatataacaatgttttcttaatatatacaTGTctgttatttaattaaattaaaaaaaaactctcacgtattataaatattttaatcaatttcttcatttaataataaataaatatttaaaataactgAATATTCTTtgattatacaaaaataatttatttgattaatatttaatgataCATCTTTTGATTTGAAAATAGATACATTTATGTATAAATAGTTCCGTTTAAAAatggtgacaaaaaaaaaggttacaCTAGTGTGATATACAGTTAAATTACACACTAATCTGATGTTTTGGGTGTGAGTGAAGGTGCTCAGAGATCGTCAATGGAGCGAGCAACAAGCATCCATCCTCGTACCCGGCGACATAATCACCGTCAAGCTCGGCGACATCATTCCCGCCGACGCGCGTTTACTCGACGGCGACCCTCTCAAGATCGACCAATCATCTCTCACCGGCGAATCAATCCCCGTCACCAAAACCCCCGGCGACGAAATCTTCTCCGGCTCGACCTGCAAACAAGGCGAGATCGAAGCCATCGTCGTCGCCACGGGAGTCCACACGTTCTTCGGCAAGGCCGCTCACCTCGTCGACACCGCGAACCAAACCGGACATTTCCAGAGAGTCGTCACCTCGATCGGCAACTTCTGCATCTGCTCGATCGCGCTGGGAATCGCCGTCGAGCTCCTCGTGATGTACCCGATCCAGCGCCGCGAGTATCGCGACGGAATCGATAACCTCCTCGTATTGCTGATCGGAGGGGTTCCGATCGCGATGCCTTCTGTGTTGTCCGTCACGATGGCGATCGGATCTCATAGATTGTCTCTGCAAGGAGCTGTGACGAAGAGGATGACTGCGATCGAGGAGATGGCTGGTATGGATGTTCTGTTGAGCGATAAGACTGGGACTCTCACGTTGAATAAGCTTACCGTTGATAAGAACTTAGTGGAGCTTTTCGCGAAAGGAGTTGATAGAGAGAATGTTATCCTCTTGGCTGCGAGAGCCTCGAGGATTGAGAATCAAGATGCGATTGATGCAGCTATTGTTGGAATGCTTGCTGATCCTAAAGAGGCTCGAGCGGGTGTGAGGGAAGTTCATTTCCTTCCTTTTAACCCGGTGGATAAGAGAACTGCGTTGACGTATGTTGAGTCTGATGGGAGCTGGTACCGAGCTAGTAAAGGAGCTACGGAGCAGGTATTTGATGAACCGGGGCTTGATGATGTTGATTCAATTTACGGGAATGGTTTGTGCTGATGATCTTTCTTTAACAGATACTGAACTTATGTAGTTGTAAGGAAGATGTTAAGAGGAAAGCTCATGGAGTGATTGATAAGTTTGCTGAGCGTGGGCTTCGATCTTTGGCTGTTGCAAGACAGGTTTTTGTTCTCAGTTTTTATAAAGTATTATGTAGAGAAGTTCTTGTCTCATTGTGTTTTATTGGTTGCAGGAAGTtccggagaagaagaaagatgcttCTGGTGGCCCATGGGAACTTGTGGGTCTTTTACCTTTGTTTGATCCTCCGAGGCATGACAGTGCCGAGACAATCAGGAGGGCTTTAAACCTTGGTGTTAATGTTAAGATGATAACCGGTAAATAATCACAcacttcttttgttttgattctCGTCTCTCTGCACTTCATTTTGATGGTCACTTAAACAGGGGACCAGCTTGCAATTGGGAAAGAAACTGGTCGCAGGCTTGGAATGGGTACAAACATGTATCCTTCTTCTGCGCTACTCGGACAAGAGAAAGATTCTTCCTTGGGTGCACTTCCTGTTGATGAACTGATCGAGAAGGCTGATGGATTTACAGAAGTCTTTCCAGGTACATACACTTAAGCAAAAGGCTATATCTTTAACCACACATTCTATGTCTATATCGTATGGTTCCTTTGCAGAGCATAAGTACGAGATTGTTAGTAGGCTGCAACAAAGGAATCATATATGTGGTATGACTGGAGATGGTGTGAATGATACCTCAGCTCTCAAAAAGTCGGATATTGGTATAGCTGTTGCTGGCGCTACTGATGCTGCGAGAGGCGCTTCTGATATTGTTCTCACAGAACCTGGACTGAGCGTTATCATCAGTGCAGTGCTTACCAGTAGAGCCATATTCCAAAGAATGAAAAACTACACTGTGAGTCAAAactttcataaatttttttacacAGAGAGACTAATTCAAATCTTGACATCGTCTTTCTGTGTAGATTTATGCGGTTTCAAACACGATACGTATTGTGGTAAGTATACTTAGAAGATTTCACTTGGTTTTGATGGTTGCAAATCCTAATCTAAAGCTATTGCAACATGGTGCAGTTTGGCTTCATGTTCATTGCTCTCCTATGGGAGTTTGATTTCGCGCCTTTCATGGTCCTGATCATAG
The window above is part of the Brassica napus cultivar Da-Ae chromosome C8, Da-Ae, whole genome shotgun sequence genome. Proteins encoded here:
- the LOC106365788 gene encoding ATPase 5, plasma membrane-type, producing the protein MAAAADKGNELDHIKNEAVDLIRIPMEEVFEELKCTKQGLTSDEASYRLDLFGPNKLEEKKKSKIIKFLGFMWNPLSWVMEAAALMAIALANGGGRPPDWEDFVGIVGLLFINSTISFIEENNAGNAAAALMAGLACRTKVLRDRQWSEQQASILVPGDIITVKLGDIIPADARLLDGDPLKIDQSSLTGESIPVTKTPGDEIFSGSTCKQGEIEAIVVATGVHTFFGKAAHLVDTANQTGHFQRVVTSIGNFCICSIALGIAVELLVMYPIQRREYRDGIDNLLVLLIGGVPIAMPSVLSVTMAIGSHRLSLQGAVTKRMTAIEEMAGMDVLLSDKTGTLTLNKLTVDKNLVELFAKGVDRENVILLAARASRIENQDAIDAAIVGMLADPKEARAGVREVHFLPFNPVDKRTALTYVESDGSWYRASKGATEQILNLCSCKEDVKRKAHGVIDKFAERGLRSLAVARQEVPEKKKDASGGPWELVGLLPLFDPPRHDSAETIRRALNLGVNVKMITGDQLAIGKETGRRLGMGTNMYPSSALLGQEKDSSLGALPVDELIEKADGFTEVFPEHKYEIVSRLQQRNHICGMTGDGVNDTSALKKSDIGIAVAGATDAARGASDIVLTEPGLSVIISAVLTSRAIFQRMKNYTIYAVSNTIRIVFGFMFIALLWEFDFAPFMVLIIAILNDGAIMTISKDNVKPSPQPDSWKLIEIFSTGVVFGGYQALMTVVFFWAMIDTDIFSNMFGVRPLSQRPEQMMAALYLQVSITSQALIFVTRSRSWSYVEPPGLLLLGAFVIAQLVATLIAVYANWNFARIEGAGWGWAGVIWLYSLVTYIPLDLLKFLIRYVLSGKAWLNLLENKTAFTTKKDYGKEEREAQWAAAQRTLHGLQPRETNIIFNEKNCYSELSEIAEQAKRRAEVARLRELSTLTGQVESVVKLGGLDIDAIQQHYTV